From one Nonomuraea polychroma genomic stretch:
- a CDS encoding class I SAM-dependent methyltransferase: MEDLFGGAALYYARYRPGYGEATIGHLARAFEAGGRVLDLGCGPGTIAVPLARKVKTVLAVDPAEEMLAEGRRLAGGVTNIAWVRGDSTTLRALPPFDHVVMGRSFHWMDRRAVLAELEELLPPGSAVAVIGPARQPGEPWQPAAQPWQPVERRVCEEFGLDIHTAANSFHATGEHHRDVLAASSFSDVESRVFARRLTWDADALIGLQLSYSYSSPARLGDQLPAFVDALREALLADNPAGRWEQVLVTEVLVARRPRRPAPGGGRKAEATSERRSTRRS, encoded by the coding sequence GTGGAGGATCTGTTCGGCGGCGCTGCGCTGTACTACGCCAGATACCGCCCCGGCTACGGCGAGGCGACGATCGGGCACCTCGCGCGAGCATTCGAGGCGGGCGGCCGGGTCCTTGATCTCGGTTGCGGCCCGGGAACGATCGCCGTCCCGCTGGCCCGGAAGGTCAAGACGGTGCTCGCCGTGGACCCCGCGGAGGAGATGCTCGCCGAGGGCAGGCGCCTGGCCGGGGGCGTCACCAACATCGCGTGGGTGCGTGGCGACTCGACCACGCTGCGGGCGCTGCCGCCGTTCGACCACGTGGTGATGGGCCGGTCGTTCCATTGGATGGACCGCAGGGCCGTTCTGGCGGAGTTGGAGGAGTTGCTGCCGCCCGGCAGCGCGGTGGCGGTGATCGGCCCGGCGAGGCAGCCGGGAGAGCCGTGGCAGCCGGCCGCGCAGCCGTGGCAGCCCGTCGAGCGGCGGGTGTGCGAGGAGTTCGGCCTCGACATCCACACGGCCGCCAACTCCTTTCACGCCACCGGCGAGCACCACCGCGACGTGCTGGCCGCCTCATCCTTCAGTGACGTGGAGTCCAGAGTTTTCGCGCGGCGGCTGACCTGGGACGCAGACGCGCTGATCGGGCTCCAGCTCTCCTACTCCTACAGCTCCCCCGCGCGGCTGGGCGACCAGCTGCCCGCCTTCGTCGACGCGCTGCGAGAGGCGCTGCTCGCCGACAACCCGGCAGGCCGGTGGGAACAGGTGCTGGTGACCGAGGTGCTGGTCGCCAGGCGGCCCAGGCGTCCAGCGCCTGGAGGGGGCCGCAAGGCCGAGGCGACATCGGAACGGCGGTCTACGAGGCGTTCGTGA
- a CDS encoding IS4 family transposase produces MSRQSARSVLACAISTVTSTTRTAAGVFAPGHLGELTQLIPFEMVDEALAETGAVERRLRDLPSRVVVYLLLAAGLFAGLGYRQVWARLVSGLADPGSLPSSSALAQARRRVGVAPLKALFDLLAGPPAGALRWRGLLVCAIDGTTMSVPDSPANLTRYGHQSGSHGGSGYPLVRLLAVVVCGTRTLLAVTFGPFKTGETSYAPALFGCLRRGMVLLADRNFAVKDLVTAIADTGADLVIRCKNNRALPRLATLTDGSWTSVLGGVPIRVIDAHITVTLSGTHRRAIHYRLITTLLDPHRYPARDLVVLYHQRWEIETIYLELKATILGGRVLRARTPAGVDQEIYALLTTYQVLRLAMAEATAIHPGISDDRASFTIALLTARDQVIHAAGILADTTIDLLGRIGRALLEDPLPQRRERISPRIVKRAISKHRAKGQVDRTNHRASTTIDVLTEHQLTAAQSP; encoded by the coding sequence TTGAGCCGACAGTCTGCCAGGTCTGTCCTGGCGTGCGCCATCAGCACGGTCACATCGACCACCCGGACCGCGGCGGGGGTGTTCGCGCCGGGTCATCTGGGCGAGCTGACCCAGCTCATTCCCTTTGAGATGGTCGATGAGGCGCTGGCGGAAACGGGTGCGGTCGAGCGGAGGTTGCGGGACCTGCCCTCGCGGGTGGTGGTGTATCTGCTGCTGGCGGCGGGGCTGTTCGCCGGGCTGGGATATCGGCAGGTATGGGCTCGGCTGGTGTCGGGCCTGGCCGACCCGGGCTCGCTGCCGTCGTCCTCGGCCTTGGCCCAGGCGCGACGCCGGGTCGGGGTAGCGCCGTTGAAGGCGCTGTTCGACCTGCTGGCGGGCCCGCCCGCGGGTGCGCTGCGGTGGCGGGGGCTGCTGGTTTGTGCGATAGACGGCACCACGATGTCGGTGCCCGACAGCCCGGCGAATCTGACCCGATACGGGCATCAAAGCGGTTCACATGGCGGGTCGGGCTATCCCCTCGTCCGGCTGCTGGCCGTGGTGGTCTGCGGCACTCGGACCCTGCTCGCGGTGACCTTCGGCCCGTTCAAGACCGGCGAGACCAGCTATGCGCCCGCCTTGTTCGGCTGCCTGCGGCGGGGAATGGTGCTGCTGGCCGACCGGAACTTCGCGGTCAAGGACCTCGTCACAGCGATCGCCGACACAGGAGCGGACCTGGTGATCCGCTGCAAGAACAACCGGGCCCTACCCCGGCTGGCCACCCTGACAGACGGGTCGTGGACCAGCGTGCTGGGCGGGGTGCCCATTCGCGTCATCGACGCCCACATCACCGTCACCCTGTCTGGCACCCACCGGCGGGCCATCCACTATCGGCTGATCACCACCCTGCTCGATCCGCACCGCTACCCGGCCCGGGACCTCGTCGTCCTCTACCACCAGCGCTGGGAAATCGAAACGATCTACCTCGAGCTGAAGGCGACCATTCTGGGCGGGCGGGTCCTGCGCGCCCGCACCCCGGCAGGCGTGGACCAGGAGATCTACGCCCTGCTCACCACCTACCAGGTCCTGCGGCTGGCGATGGCTGAGGCCACCGCCATCCATCCCGGCATCAGCGATGACCGGGCCAGCTTCACCATCGCCCTGCTGACCGCCCGCGATCAAGTGATCCACGCCGCCGGCATCCTCGCCGACACCACCATCGACCTGCTGGGACGTATCGGCCGCGCCCTCCTTGAAGATCCCCTGCCACAGCGCCGCGAACGCATCAGCCCACGCATCGTCAAACGCGCGATCTCCAAACACCGAGCCAAAGGACAAGTCGACCGCACCAACCACCGCGCGAGCACCACCATCGACGTCCTCACCGAACACCAGTTGACAGCAGCCCAAAGCCCTTAA
- a CDS encoding sensor histidine kinase → MAPWPSLGLRARLLFAFALLCVVTAAAVAGGSYVQARNAILKRTQDAAVQAVTSRLEALYPLRSATPGPAELDEIATAAADQNSFAVAVYREMHSPLAPPRWHWTPGGRAPVLDLGMISPELRQVVAGGSTAWQRVVWEGEPNLIIGTPLLIIGQDRTTRVSGIEVYTVRSLLPEQRSIDGLAASAWLTGGAALAFAVVLALLATRGVLRPVRELGRAARLLGEGEMRTRIAVRGSDELADVARTFNNTAAELERHVKQLREMEADARRFVADVSHELRTPLAALAAVADVLDEEAARLPEPAGRAARLVSQETLNLTALVNDLIEISRFDSGVAALALNEVDVAELVRATLRVRGWSELVHTELAPAVTARLDPRRVDVILANLVGNALRHGEPPVSVRLCADPHWIALEVRDHGAGLDEAVLPHVFDRFYKASAARARSEGSGLGLAIARENARLHRGDLTVTNAPDGGAIFTLRLPRRAHDPDGGPE, encoded by the coding sequence GTGGCACCTTGGCCGAGCCTGGGGCTGCGTGCCCGGCTGTTGTTCGCCTTCGCGCTGCTGTGCGTGGTCACCGCGGCGGCGGTGGCCGGCGGGAGCTACGTCCAGGCCCGCAACGCCATCCTGAAGAGGACCCAGGATGCCGCGGTGCAGGCGGTGACGAGCCGCCTGGAGGCGCTCTACCCGTTGCGGAGTGCGACGCCGGGCCCGGCCGAGCTCGACGAGATCGCCACCGCCGCGGCCGATCAGAACAGCTTTGCGGTCGCCGTCTACCGCGAGATGCACTCGCCGCTCGCCCCGCCGCGGTGGCACTGGACGCCGGGCGGGAGGGCGCCGGTCTTGGATCTCGGGATGATTTCACCGGAGTTGCGGCAAGTGGTGGCCGGCGGCAGTACCGCATGGCAACGTGTGGTGTGGGAGGGCGAGCCCAACCTGATCATCGGCACGCCGTTGCTGATCATCGGGCAGGACCGGACGACGCGAGTGTCCGGCATCGAGGTCTACACCGTGCGCAGCCTGCTTCCCGAACAGCGCAGCATCGACGGGCTCGCCGCATCCGCATGGCTCACCGGCGGGGCGGCCTTGGCGTTCGCGGTCGTCCTCGCGTTGCTGGCCACCCGTGGCGTGCTGCGGCCGGTGCGCGAGCTCGGTCGGGCGGCACGCCTGCTGGGCGAGGGTGAGATGCGGACCAGGATCGCGGTCCGCGGCTCCGATGAGCTGGCCGACGTGGCACGCACGTTCAACAACACCGCCGCGGAGCTGGAACGGCATGTCAAGCAGCTGCGCGAGATGGAGGCCGACGCCCGCCGGTTCGTGGCCGACGTGTCCCACGAGCTGCGCACCCCGCTGGCCGCGCTCGCCGCGGTCGCCGACGTCCTGGACGAGGAGGCGGCCCGGCTGCCCGAGCCCGCCGGCAGGGCCGCCAGGCTGGTCAGCCAGGAGACGCTCAACCTCACCGCTCTGGTGAACGACCTCATCGAGATCAGCAGGTTCGACTCCGGCGTCGCGGCCCTCGCGCTGAACGAGGTCGACGTGGCCGAGCTGGTGCGCGCGACCTTGCGCGTTCGGGGCTGGTCGGAGCTGGTGCACACCGAGCTTGCCCCCGCGGTGACGGCACGGCTGGACCCGCGCCGAGTGGACGTCATCCTCGCGAACCTGGTCGGCAACGCCCTGCGGCACGGCGAGCCGCCGGTGTCGGTACGGCTTTGCGCCGACCCGCACTGGATCGCTCTCGAGGTCCGCGACCACGGAGCGGGGCTGGACGAGGCGGTGCTGCCGCACGTGTTCGACCGGTTCTACAAGGCCAGCGCGGCCAGGGCCAGGTCCGAGGGCAGCGGCCTGGGCCTCGCCATCGCGCGGGAGAACGCGCGCCTGCACCGAGGCGACCTCACCGTCACCAACGCCCCGGACGGCGGCGCCATCTTCACGCTTCGCCTGCCACGCCGGGCACACGATCCGGACGGGGGCCCCGAGTGA
- the vanY-N gene encoding D,D-peptidase/D,D-carboxypeptidase VanY-N, with protein sequence MNEPRTIPPRPCDRLYAAVTLVLAVLLLPVAFVRRPGRARELACRWALGMRFPAEDLTGLTDGAMAAFTAARTEALWRHGQLIGLTSGYRDPLVQQRMFDEEVRRSGSPASARMLVLPPAESSHVKGIALDVRPHEGARWLEEHGARYDLYRMYDNEWWHFEYRPDSGGTPPPRRPHPGVGYVIENGEQM encoded by the coding sequence ATGAACGAACCACGCACCATCCCACCTCGGCCCTGTGACCGGCTGTACGCTGCGGTCACGCTGGTGCTCGCCGTGCTCCTGCTGCCCGTGGCGTTCGTTCGCCGTCCCGGCCGCGCCCGCGAACTGGCCTGCCGCTGGGCGTTGGGGATGCGATTCCCCGCCGAGGACCTCACCGGGCTCACCGACGGCGCCATGGCGGCGTTCACCGCGGCGCGCACCGAGGCGCTCTGGCGTCACGGCCAGCTCATCGGCCTCACCTCGGGATACCGCGATCCCCTTGTCCAACAACGGATGTTCGACGAGGAGGTGCGCCGCTCCGGCTCCCCGGCCTCGGCACGCATGCTCGTGTTACCACCGGCGGAATCCAGCCACGTCAAGGGCATCGCGCTGGACGTGCGCCCCCACGAAGGCGCGCGCTGGCTCGAGGAACACGGCGCCCGCTACGACCTCTACCGCATGTACGACAACGAGTGGTGGCACTTCGAGTACCGCCCAGACAGCGGCGGCACGCCACCACCACGACGACCCCACCCCGGCGTGGGCTACGTCATCGAGAACGGGGAGCAGATGTAG
- a CDS encoding ABC transporter permease, with protein sequence MRSSSLISLTSWLPVVLVLLVAFGALVAWTGRLGHRNAVVTACLRAALQLGVVSVVIAWVVAYSAAVAAFILLMYGVATFTAGRRIAVGRELWWAGVPIAAGTVPVLAILLVSGAISTQGIVVIPIAGILLGGCLTATTLAGRRATDELVQRKGEVEAALSLGFTPRDAALEICRPAAAQALVPALDQTRTVGLVTLPGAFVGMLIGGASPIEAGIVQLVVLVALLAAEATAILVTVELVARGRFARQ encoded by the coding sequence GTGCGTAGCTCATCATTGATCTCCCTCACGTCGTGGTTGCCCGTTGTCCTGGTCCTGCTGGTCGCGTTCGGCGCGCTCGTGGCCTGGACAGGCCGGTTGGGCCATCGCAACGCCGTGGTGACCGCCTGCCTCAGGGCGGCGCTGCAGCTCGGCGTGGTGTCGGTGGTGATCGCCTGGGTCGTCGCCTACTCCGCGGCGGTCGCGGCGTTCATCCTCCTGATGTACGGCGTCGCCACCTTCACGGCGGGCCGGCGCATCGCGGTCGGCCGGGAGCTGTGGTGGGCCGGGGTGCCGATCGCGGCGGGCACCGTGCCGGTGCTGGCCATCCTGCTGGTCAGCGGGGCGATCTCCACGCAGGGCATCGTCGTCATCCCCATCGCGGGAATCCTGCTGGGCGGCTGCCTGACGGCCACGACCCTGGCCGGCAGGCGGGCGACGGACGAGCTGGTCCAGCGCAAAGGCGAGGTGGAGGCGGCACTGTCTCTGGGGTTCACGCCACGCGACGCCGCGCTGGAGATCTGCCGTCCGGCCGCTGCGCAAGCGCTGGTGCCGGCCCTCGACCAGACCAGGACCGTGGGACTGGTCACCCTGCCAGGGGCGTTCGTGGGCATGCTGATCGGCGGGGCGAGCCCGATCGAAGCGGGGATCGTACAGCTCGTGGTTCTCGTGGCACTGCTGGCGGCCGAGGCCACGGCGATCCTGGTGACGGTGGAGCTGGTCGCCCGCGGTCGTTTCGCCCGCCAGTGA
- a CDS encoding helix-turn-helix domain-containing protein — translation MSKPRRQLTDLSPTRREQALERYRILRPHLEDGVSLARVAVTDGRPYRTLQRWLADYRRDGLATLAQDGTRGYRERCELVHRREASRPNHGSTMRPTTMDTGRPATAAS, via the coding sequence GTGAGCAAGCCGCGGCGGCAGCTGACCGACCTGAGCCCGACGCGGCGCGAGCAGGCGCTGGAGCGCTACCGCATCCTGCGCCCGCACCTCGAGGACGGCGTGTCCCTGGCCCGCGTCGCCGTCACCGACGGCCGGCCGTACCGGACGCTGCAGCGCTGGCTGGCCGACTACCGCCGCGACGGTCTGGCCACGCTGGCCCAGGACGGCACACGCGGCTATCGGGAGAGGTGTGAGCTGGTGCATCGCCGGGAAGCGAGCCGGCCCAACCACGGCTCCACGATGCGCCCGACCACCATGGACACCGGCCGCCCCGCCACCGCGGCCTCGTGA
- a CDS encoding response regulator transcription factor: protein MSRVLLIEDDPAVREGLELALTRHGHRVRAVESGEQGLDRLRTDLPDVVVLDLMLPGIDGFEVCRRIRAAGEVPIIMLTARGDDIDVVAGLEAGADDYVVKPAQPRVLDARIRAVLRRIGRDQAELERHGDLTIDRAGLVVAKRGVPVSLAPTELRLLLELSGTPGRVHSRQQLLESVWEHGYFGDSRLVDACVQRLRAKIEDDSAAPVYVQTVRGFGYRFGPV, encoded by the coding sequence GTGTCGCGAGTGTTGTTGATCGAGGATGACCCGGCCGTGCGGGAGGGCCTTGAGCTGGCCCTGACCCGGCATGGGCACCGCGTGCGCGCGGTGGAGTCCGGCGAGCAGGGGCTGGACCGGCTGCGTACGGACCTTCCCGACGTCGTCGTGCTCGATCTGATGTTGCCTGGCATCGACGGGTTCGAGGTCTGCCGCCGCATCCGAGCCGCCGGTGAGGTACCGATCATCATGCTGACCGCGCGCGGCGACGACATTGACGTGGTGGCCGGGTTGGAGGCGGGCGCCGACGACTACGTGGTCAAGCCGGCGCAGCCCAGGGTGCTCGATGCACGCATTCGCGCGGTGCTCCGGCGGATCGGCCGGGACCAGGCGGAGCTGGAGCGGCACGGGGACCTGACCATCGATCGGGCCGGGCTGGTGGTCGCCAAGCGCGGCGTGCCGGTCAGCCTCGCCCCGACCGAGCTGCGCCTGCTGCTCGAGCTCTCCGGCACGCCGGGCCGGGTGCACAGCCGCCAGCAGCTGCTTGAGTCGGTGTGGGAGCACGGGTATTTCGGCGACTCGCGTCTCGTGGACGCGTGCGTGCAGCGGTTGCGCGCGAAGATCGAGGACGACTCGGCGGCGCCCGTCTACGTGCAGACGGTGCGTGGGTTCGGGTACCGGTTCGGGCCGGTGTGA
- a CDS encoding TetR/AcrR family transcriptional regulator gives MSDVKRPSKRAQKAQETRRRILAAALELFVQDGYGATNLQDVADRAGVAVQTIYFVCGNKRALLKELVDVTIAGDDKPVATMDRPWFTHALAAGTVQDILHAYVTGTTSVLERVAPIGKMLDAAAASDPEVAALWPHDVDPRYVVQQRAAKALVGKPGAPADMPVAEAADLLYGLLSPELYLLLVHERGWPRERWERWAFQTLHAQLCSD, from the coding sequence ATGAGCGATGTCAAGCGGCCCAGCAAGCGGGCGCAGAAGGCGCAAGAGACCCGCCGGCGCATCCTGGCGGCGGCACTGGAGCTGTTCGTGCAGGACGGCTACGGCGCGACGAACCTGCAGGACGTCGCCGACAGGGCCGGGGTCGCGGTGCAGACGATCTACTTCGTCTGCGGCAACAAGCGCGCCCTGCTGAAGGAACTGGTCGACGTGACGATCGCGGGCGATGACAAGCCGGTAGCCACCATGGACCGGCCGTGGTTCACCCACGCGCTGGCGGCCGGCACCGTCCAGGACATACTGCACGCCTACGTCACGGGCACGACCTCGGTCCTGGAGCGGGTCGCGCCGATCGGCAAAATGCTGGACGCGGCGGCCGCGAGCGACCCCGAGGTCGCCGCACTGTGGCCGCACGACGTCGACCCTCGCTACGTCGTCCAGCAGCGGGCGGCCAAAGCACTGGTCGGCAAGCCCGGCGCGCCGGCGGACATGCCGGTGGCGGAGGCCGCCGACCTGCTCTACGGCCTGCTCAGCCCCGAACTGTATCTGCTGCTCGTGCACGAACGCGGCTGGCCGCGCGAGCGCTGGGAGCGGTGGGCCTTCCAGACCCTGCACGCTCAACTCTGCTCAGACTAA
- a CDS encoding VOC family protein: protein MTAPDHYASVRYLVDDVQAAIDFYTTHLGFTLKTSAAPAFADVVRGPLRLLLSGPASSGARATPDEANTAGRNRIHLTFDDLDTEIARLRDAGLSFRSEVIAGPGGRQILLADPAGNLIELFQPAQRTDPLTNAS from the coding sequence GTGACCGCACCCGACCACTACGCCAGCGTCCGTTACCTCGTTGACGACGTTCAGGCCGCCATCGACTTCTACACCACCCATCTCGGCTTCACGCTGAAGACCAGCGCCGCACCCGCCTTCGCCGACGTGGTCCGTGGCCCGCTGCGGCTGCTGCTGTCCGGACCCGCCAGCTCCGGCGCCCGGGCCACACCCGACGAGGCCAACACCGCCGGCCGCAACCGTATCCACCTCACCTTCGACGACCTGGACACCGAGATCGCCCGGCTCCGCGACGCCGGCCTGTCCTTCCGCAGCGAGGTGATCGCCGGGCCCGGCGGACGTCAGATCCTGCTCGCCGACCCCGCCGGCAACCTGATCGAGCTGTTCCAGCCGGCCCAGCGGACCGATCCGCTCACGAACGCCTCGTAG
- a CDS encoding ArsR family transcriptional regulator, producing MTRSGHGSIPPAFVRLAGHPLRWRLLTELADSDYRVRELVTRVGQPQNLISYHLRLLRDGGLVTATRSSFDGRDSYYHLDLDRCADALRDSAAALHPALHPQAAPPVPSDDQLSPRISVLFVCTGNSVRSPIAEALLRHHTAGRVTVTSAGSRPKPRLHPETVRVLREEFDIDVSGQRPRHLDTVAGHRFDRVITLCDKAREVCPEFSHHPRRAHWSIPEPSTAGDSGPAGYPPFERTAAEINTRIRHLLPVLAAPSHQEAPL from the coding sequence ATGACACGGTCGGGTCATGGCTCCATCCCGCCGGCGTTCGTCCGGCTGGCCGGTCACCCGCTGCGCTGGCGGCTGCTGACCGAGCTCGCCGACAGCGACTACCGGGTCCGCGAGCTGGTGACACGGGTCGGCCAGCCGCAAAACCTGATTTCCTACCACCTGCGACTGCTGCGCGACGGCGGGCTGGTCACCGCCACGCGCAGCAGTTTCGACGGCCGGGACAGCTACTACCACCTGGATCTGGACCGCTGTGCGGACGCGCTGAGAGACAGCGCCGCCGCGTTGCACCCGGCGCTGCACCCGCAGGCCGCGCCACCGGTCCCTTCGGACGACCAGCTGTCCCCGCGCATCAGCGTGCTTTTCGTCTGCACGGGCAACAGCGTCCGCTCACCGATCGCCGAAGCGCTGCTGCGCCACCACACCGCCGGCCGCGTGACCGTGACCAGCGCCGGCAGCCGGCCCAAGCCCCGGCTGCATCCCGAGACCGTACGGGTGCTGCGCGAGGAATTCGACATCGACGTCTCCGGCCAGCGCCCCCGGCACCTGGACACGGTCGCCGGCCACAGGTTCGACCGTGTGATCACCCTGTGCGACAAGGCCCGTGAGGTCTGCCCGGAGTTCTCTCACCACCCGCGCCGGGCCCACTGGAGCATCCCCGAGCCGTCCACGGCCGGCGACAGCGGCCCGGCCGGCTACCCCCCCTTCGAGCGCACCGCCGCAGAGATCAACACCCGCATCCGGCATTTGCTGCCCGTCCTTGCCGCTCCCAGCCATCAGGAGGCTCCGCTGTGA